The following coding sequences lie in one Mycobacterium sp. Z3061 genomic window:
- the fmt gene encoding methionyl-tRNA formyltransferase, translating into MRIVFAGTPEPALPALRRLIDSPRHEVIAVLTRPDAASGRRGTPEPSPVAREALDRGIPVLRPARPNSPEFVAELTELSPQCCAVVAYGALLGEALLAVPPHGWVNLHFSLLPAWRGAAPVQAAIAAGDTITGATTFQIEPSLDSGPVYGIVTETIRPTDTAGDLLGRLAVSGAELLAGTLDGIADQALTPRPQPVDGVSLAPKITVEQARVRWDLPAQVVERRIRAVTPNPGAWTLIGDIRVKVGPVQLDSGAPASLEPGGIQVDRKSVWVGTASQPVRLGQIQPPGKKPMNAADWARGARLDPEIRAS; encoded by the coding sequence GTGCGCATCGTATTCGCCGGTACCCCCGAGCCCGCGTTGCCCGCTCTGCGTCGCCTTATCGACTCGCCCCGCCACGAGGTCATCGCGGTCTTGACCCGTCCCGACGCGGCATCCGGGCGGCGCGGTACACCCGAGCCGTCGCCGGTGGCGCGAGAGGCGCTGGATCGGGGCATTCCGGTGTTGCGCCCGGCGCGACCCAACTCGCCGGAGTTCGTGGCCGAACTGACCGAACTGTCCCCGCAATGTTGCGCGGTGGTGGCCTACGGCGCGCTGCTTGGTGAGGCGCTGCTCGCGGTCCCCCCGCACGGGTGGGTGAACCTGCACTTCTCGCTGCTGCCCGCCTGGCGCGGCGCCGCGCCGGTGCAGGCCGCGATCGCGGCGGGCGACACCATCACCGGGGCCACCACCTTCCAGATCGAGCCCAGCCTGGACTCCGGGCCGGTGTACGGCATTGTCACCGAGACCATCCGGCCGACCGACACGGCCGGCGACCTGCTGGGGCGACTCGCCGTTTCGGGCGCGGAGCTGCTGGCGGGCACCTTGGACGGAATCGCCGATCAAGCGCTGACGCCGCGCCCGCAACCCGTCGACGGGGTCAGCCTGGCACCCAAGATCACCGTCGAGCAGGCCCGGGTGCGTTGGGACCTGCCGGCACAGGTGGTCGAGCGGCGGATCCGCGCGGTCACGCCCAACCCGGGCGCCTGGACCCTGATCGGCGACATTCGCGTGAAAGTCGGCCCGGTACAACTGGATTCGGGTGCCCCCGCATCGTTGGAACCCGGTGGGATTCAGGTCGACCGCAAGAGCGTGTGGGTCGGCACCGCTTCCCAACCGGTCCGGCTGGGCCAGATACAGCCGCCCGGAAAGAAGCCGATGAACGCCGCCGACTGGGCGCGGGGTGCTCGGCTCGACCCGGAGATCCGTGCCTCATGA